Sequence from the bacterium genome:
GCGGACGGGTCGGCGCTGTTCCGCGTGCCGGCCAACACGCCGCTGATCGTGCAGCCGCTCAACGCCGAGGGCATGGCGCAGCAGCAGATGCGCAGTTGGTTCACGGCCATGCCGGGCGAGACGCTGTCGTGCGTGGGCTGCCACGAGCGTCGGGCGCAGGGCCCCGGGGCGGGGCTGCGGGCACGGGCCCAGTTGCTCAAGCCCGCCGACATCACGCCCTGGTACGGCCCGGCGCGGGGCTTCAGCTTCGCCCGGGAAGTGCAGCCCGTGCTGGACCGCAACTGTCTGCGCTGCCACGCCTCGGCGCCGGTGGACTTCCGCCCCGACCCGCAGCCGGGCGGCCGCTTCAGCATTGCCTACAACACGCTGCACCCGTACGTGCGACGGCCGGGCCTGGAGGCAGACATCCACATGCTGCCTCCGCGCGAGTTCGAGGCCAACACGAGCCAGCTCGTGCAGATGCTCAAGAAGGGGCACCACCGGGTGAGGCTCAGCGCTGAGGACTGGGACCGGCTCATCACGTGGATTGACCTGAACGTGCCCTATGCCGGCGACTGGCGCGAGGCCGTGCCGCCCGCGCCCGAGAACCTGATCCGCCGCCGCGAGGAGATCCGCGGCCAGGACGCGGCCGTCCGGGCGCAACAGGCGGGGCGCCAATGAGGAGGCCCCTGCCCCTCGCGATGGCGCTGCTCGCGTTGAGCGCCCTCCCTCTGGGGGCCGCGCCCACGGTCCACACCGGCTGGCCGTTTGACAGCGCCGAGGCGAAGCGACGGCAGGCGGAGACGGCGCGGGCCCTGGGCTGCGCCACCGAGCGCACGCTGGACCTGCCTGGCGGAGGGCAGCTCACGCTGGTGCTCATCCCGGCCGGCGAGTTCACGATGGGCGCCCCGCCAGGCGAGCCGCATCCCGACCCCGATGAGGTCCCCGCCTTCAAGGTCATCGTTTCGCGCCCGCTGTGGGTGAGCCAGTGCGAGATCACGAACGGGCAGTTCCGCCTGTTCCGTCCCGACCACGACAGCCGCGCCATTGACACCCACTGGAAGGACCGCGTGGGGCCGGGGCCGTCGCTCAACGGCGACCAGCAGCCGGCGGTGCGCCTCTCGTGGTTCGCCGCACGCGACTTCTGCCTGTGGCTCGGGAAGACCACGGGCCTGAACTGCCGCCTGCCGGATGAGACCGAGTGGGAGTATGCCTGCCGCGCCGGCACGGACACGCCCTGGGTGTGCGCGCCGGGCGAGTTGGCGCGCGTGGCCAACTTCGCTGACGCCAGCCTGCGCAGCCTGAAGCCGTGGGCGCTGCGTGACGACACCCAGAACGATCGTGCCGCGGCCTCGGCGGACGTGGGGCGGTACGAGCCGAATGCCTGGGGGCTGCGGGACATGCACGGGAACGTGGCGGAGTGGTGTGGCAGCGACTACGGGCCGTACCCGCTGGCGGAGAAGCGCTCGGCGAGTGAGAGCGCCCCGAAGGCCGTGCGCGGGGGCTCGTGGGACGACCGGCTGCGGCGCGTGCGGTCAGCGTTCCGGCAGAGCTACGCGCCGGACTATGCGGTGTACAACGTGGGGTTCCGGGTGGTGTGTGACGTGGAGGGGAAGTAGAGGACGCCGTTCGCCTCTACTCCCCCGTCGCCGCCAGGACCCGTTTCTTCATCTCGACGTAGCCAGCCTCGTTCGTGCTCCCCCAGGTCTGCTTGCATTGCCCCCAACCGCCCGCGCCGGTTGCCAGCGGGGCTTGCAGGACCCGGCTCTCCAGCGGCGCCGCCACGTTCACCAACGCCGCCAGCGGCTGATCGCTCATCCCCGCATGACAGGAGTTGCACGACTGCGCCACGTAGGCGCGGAGTGCCTTGACACCCGCCTCCGACGGGGCACGGCGCTCGTGGCGCTGGAAGCTGTAGTCGCCGTAGTACTGGCCGTTCAGGTCCATCCACTCGGCGATCCGCGTGAAGCTGTCGCGGTCGAGCTTCGCCTTGCCGCGATGCTCGTCGAGCAGGAAGCGGGCCAGCTTCCCCGCCTGGGCGCCGTAGTCACCCGGCTGGCTGATGTCGGTCTGCACATTGCGGTAGGCCAGCTTGAGCCACCCCGGTCCCGCCACGAGGGCATCGTACGCTTCGTTGAACTGCGCCGTGGGCGTCCCCAGCAGGCTGAGGCCGGCGGCGCGGTGCTTGAGGCCGTGGCAGCGGAGACACGAGCGATCCAGGACGGGCTGCACCGTGCGGGCGAAGCTGAAGCCGCCCGGGTACTGGGGGCCCGGTGGCGGTGTCAGGGCCTGGGCGGTGGCCGCGTGTTCATAGCGCCTGGCCACCGGTGACGACCCGCGCGGCTCATGGCAGCCGGCGCAACTCATCGTCTCGCCAGGCTGCAGGTACACCTGGCTGCGCATGCTGAACAGCGAGACGTTGTTCTCGTCGAGGAGCTGGAACAGCAGCGGGCGCCGGGCCGGGGCGCGGAAGGCCGCCGAGCCATCGGCCGCCACCGGCACCGTCCCCACGACCGACTTGACGATCTCCTGGCTGACGGCGCTGCGCTCGGCGGCGCTGGCCGTCGGTTGCTCGTGCATCGCCACCACCCGCAGGGTCTTCACACTCCCCGGCTCCAGCGGCACGAAGCTGTTGTAGACGTTCTGGACGAGGAACACCCCATCGGTCTGGCCGGGCGTCAGGGCCGAGGGGATGGTGGGCGGCAGCGGGCGTGGCTGGACGGGCAGCGGCGCGAAGCAACACGTCGCCGGATCGCGGTAGAGCAGCTCCCGCCCGCCGAGGGTGTCCACGAGATGGACGCCGTAGCCGTCAGGCCGGGCGACCTTGCCCTGCGTGATGAGCGGGTTGGGGTCATATGCCGCCAGGAACAGATCGGACGACAGCGGGCAGGGGTCGGTGTACGAGCCCATGGACCAGCCCTCGGTCTCCGGGAAGCTGCACTCGGGCGTGATCCGTGTGACCGGGTCCATCCCCTCTTCCCCGGCGCGGCGGTTCACCGTGAAGATCGAGCCGGCGCTGTAGGAGTGGTGCGCCGTGGCCAGCGCGACCAGCAGGTCGGTGCCGGGGATCGCCTTCGCCTGGGCGGCCATGCACGGGTTGCGTGTGGAGTTGGCGTAGTAGTGCGCCGTCGCGGTGCCGTCCGGGCGCGTGGTCCAGAGGCTCTGGAAGAGCACGTCGTGCCGGTTGATGTAGTCCCAGCGCGTGTAGATGATCTGCCCGTCGGGCAGCACGCCGGGGTTCCACTCGTTCGCTTCGCCATACGACAGGCGCGTGATCTTGCTGCCATCAGCCTCGCAGCGGTACAGCACATACGAGGGCGTGTAGCGCCCGCCGTGGCAGCGGCCGAAGCCCTGGTTGCGGGTCGAGACGAAGGCGATCCCGCCATCGGGCAGGTAGCACGGGTCGAAGTCCTCGATCAGCACCGTCTGGCGGCCGTCCCAGCCCTCGAGCGGGTCCACGCCGGCCTTCCCGGTGATCTGCCGCACCTGCCGGGTCTGCAGGTCGAGTTCATACAGGAAGAAGCGGCGCTGCTCGCGGGGCTCGACCGTGTTGTCGCAGTAGTTGAAGACGACCCGCCGGGCGTCGAAGGACAGGTCGGGATGGCCGACGGTGCCGCGCGGCAGGCGGTCCCGGAGCAGGACCTCCACCTGCGGCTGCGTCTTCCAGTGGCTCAGCATGACGAGGCCGTCGCCGGGTTGGCTGTGTCGGCCCTCGTACTGGTCCACCATGTGGCTGTACAGCGGCGGGCCGCGCTTGACCAGCAGCATGCGGTCGAAGTCCAGCCGCGGGTGGCTGAGGATGATCTCCCGGCGCAGGCGGCGGGTGCGCAGGTACAGGTCCTGCCAGTCTGCCGTGGCGGGCGCGGCCTCGCTGGCCTGCTGCAGGTCCGCCAGCTCGCGCGCGGCGTCGGGCAGCGGGCGAACGGACTGCACGAAGGCCAGCGTCTGGCGCGCCAACTGCAGGGCGTCCGCCGTCGCGGCGCGGAAGCGGGCGCGGTCGGCGGCCTCATTGGCCGTGCGCGGGCCCTTGTATGGCGTGTAGGTGGACCAGGGGCTGGAGGAGCTTTCGGTGCAGGGGCGGTCGAGGGCCAGGTTCGTCTCCGGGTCCGCGGCGCCGTAGAGCTCGACCTCATCGAGGTGCAGGAACTCGCGGCCCGGCTGCTGCAGGCGCACGTAGCGCGCCCGCTGCCCCGTCAGCGCCACCCGCAGCGGCTTGCCGTCGGTGCCGCCGTGGAAGACCGTGCCATCGTTCTGCCAGACCTGCCGCCAGCTTTGCCCGTCGTCGGAGAGCAGCATCAGGATGTGCGCGGCGCGGGCAGCGCAATCCTCGCGGTTGTACAGCAGCGCGTGATCGAGCGCGACCACCTGCCCTAGGTCCACCTGCCACCAGGGCTTGTCCTCCAGTTGCGTATGGAAGCCCGTCCCGCCCTGTTTGACGCCGTCGCAGGCGCCGGGGGCATCGTCCTCGGGCGCGATGGCCGTGCCCGGCGGCAGCCTCTGGGCTTTGGCCTGCCGCAGCCAGTCCAACTCCAGCAGCAGGTCGTTGATCTGGTCGGGGAAGTCGGCGGCGATGCGGGTGAGCAGCTGGTCGGCGCCGGTGTCCAGGCCGAACGCGAAGCCGCACGGTCCGCCGCCCTGGCAGACCTTCAGGAGCAGATCGTTCTTCCCGGCGCGAAGGTTCAACGTCAGGCGCTCATCGCCCAACACGCAGGCGCGGCCGACGTTGTGGGCCAGGAGCCGCTCGCCGTTGAGCCACACCGTCAGCGTGTCATCGCTGCCCAGCGCGACCGGCAGCGCGCGGGCCTCCGGGACCGTGATGGTGCGATACAGGTAGGCGGCCATGTTCTCGTTGTCGGGGAAGACGGCCAGGGAGTTGCTCTCGCCATCGCGGAACGCGCCGCGCTGCCAGCGGACCTCATGCCCGCCCTTGCCGGGGTACGCGGCGTGCAGGTCCACTTTCTCTTCCGGGGGATACTTCGTGTCGAAGCCCGCGCCGTTGGTGGAGTCGAAGGGGCCGATGACGTACCAGGGGCCGAGGGTCGCCACCGCCGAGGCCGCCGCCTGCGAGGCGACGTAGGTCTCGCGCGCGGTGGCGCGCTTGACATAGGCGCCCTGCGCGTGCAGCGGCGCCCACGCCAGCCAGGCCAGGCACAAGGCCATCGTCATGCGCAGCACGGGACGCATAGTGACCAGTTCGACGGGCGGGGAGGGCTTTCCTGTTGGCGCCGCCGACCGGGCCCTACCGCAACTGCGCCAGGGCCGCCCGCGCCCCGCTGAGCATGTGGCCGGCTTCGTCGCCCACGCCGACGAAGCGGAAGCCCTCGTCGAGACGCTGGCGGCCGATCTGGGGCGTCGGGGCGTAGATGCCGGGGGCGACCCCATGGGCCTCGGCGCGCTCGCGGATGTGGGCGACAGTCTCGATGAAGCGCGGGTCGCCATGGGACTCGAAGGGGCTCAAGCCCATCGAGGCGCTCAGGTCGTTGGGGCCGATGAAGGCGACATCCACGCCCGGCACACTGAGGATGTCGTCGAGGGCGTCCACGGCCTCCACCTGCTCGATCTGCACGATGACCAGGGTCTCGTCGTTGGCGTGCTCGAAGTATGTCCGGGCGTCTGTCTCGAAGCCGATCACGGCGAGGGTGGGGCCATAGCCGCGGAGGCCCTGCGGCGGGTACTTGGCCCACGCGACGGCCTGTTCCACGTCGGCGCGGCTACTCTGCATGGGGAAGATGACGCCGAAGGCGCCGCTGTCGAGCGCGTGCTTCACGTTCTCGTTGGTGTTCCACGGCACGCGCACGATGGGCGTCGAGCCGGCGTGGGCGATCAGCTGGCACATGATCGCGGCCGTCTGGTAGTCGGTGCTGCTGTGCTCCAGGTCAATGGTGAGCCAGTCGAAGCCCACGGTGGTCATCTGCAGCGCGGCGACCGGGTCGGGCAGCGTGAGCCACGAGCCGACGGTGGCGCGGCCCTCGCGCAGGGCTTGTTTGACGGTGTTGGTGCGCATGGTGTCTCCCTTGCCTGGATACCGTGGGGTTCGCGGGCGCGGCTGTCTCTACCTGCGGTTCGCGTCGGCCACCGCGCGGATGGCGGCGGCCGCGATCT
This genomic interval carries:
- a CDS encoding formylglycine-generating enzyme family protein, with the translated sequence MRRPLPLAMALLALSALPLGAAPTVHTGWPFDSAEAKRRQAETARALGCATERTLDLPGGGQLTLVLIPAGEFTMGAPPGEPHPDPDEVPAFKVIVSRPLWVSQCEITNGQFRLFRPDHDSRAIDTHWKDRVGPGPSLNGDQQPAVRLSWFAARDFCLWLGKTTGLNCRLPDETEWEYACRAGTDTPWVCAPGELARVANFADASLRSLKPWALRDDTQNDRAAASADVGRYEPNAWGLRDMHGNVAEWCGSDYGPYPLAEKRSASESAPKAVRGGSWDDRLRRVRSAFRQSYAPDYAVYNVGFRVVCDVEGK
- a CDS encoding discoidin domain-containing protein, encoding MRPVLRMTMALCLAWLAWAPLHAQGAYVKRATARETYVASQAAASAVATLGPWYVIGPFDSTNGAGFDTKYPPEEKVDLHAAYPGKGGHEVRWQRGAFRDGESNSLAVFPDNENMAAYLYRTITVPEARALPVALGSDDTLTVWLNGERLLAHNVGRACVLGDERLTLNLRAGKNDLLLKVCQGGGPCGFAFGLDTGADQLLTRIAADFPDQINDLLLELDWLRQAKAQRLPPGTAIAPEDDAPGACDGVKQGGTGFHTQLEDKPWWQVDLGQVVALDHALLYNREDCAARAAHILMLLSDDGQSWRQVWQNDGTVFHGGTDGKPLRVALTGQRARYVRLQQPGREFLHLDEVELYGAADPETNLALDRPCTESSSSPWSTYTPYKGPRTANEAADRARFRAATADALQLARQTLAFVQSVRPLPDAARELADLQQASEAAPATADWQDLYLRTRRLRREIILSHPRLDFDRMLLVKRGPPLYSHMVDQYEGRHSQPGDGLVMLSHWKTQPQVEVLLRDRLPRGTVGHPDLSFDARRVVFNYCDNTVEPREQRRFFLYELDLQTRQVRQITGKAGVDPLEGWDGRQTVLIEDFDPCYLPDGGIAFVSTRNQGFGRCHGGRYTPSYVLYRCEADGSKITRLSYGEANEWNPGVLPDGQIIYTRWDYINRHDVLFQSLWTTRPDGTATAHYYANSTRNPCMAAQAKAIPGTDLLVALATAHHSYSAGSIFTVNRRAGEEGMDPVTRITPECSFPETEGWSMGSYTDPCPLSSDLFLAAYDPNPLITQGKVARPDGYGVHLVDTLGGRELLYRDPATCCFAPLPVQPRPLPPTIPSALTPGQTDGVFLVQNVYNSFVPLEPGSVKTLRVVAMHEQPTASAAERSAVSQEIVKSVVGTVPVAADGSAAFRAPARRPLLFQLLDENNVSLFSMRSQVYLQPGETMSCAGCHEPRGSSPVARRYEHAATAQALTPPPGPQYPGGFSFARTVQPVLDRSCLRCHGLKHRAAGLSLLGTPTAQFNEAYDALVAGPGWLKLAYRNVQTDISQPGDYGAQAGKLARFLLDEHRGKAKLDRDSFTRIAEWMDLNGQYYGDYSFQRHERRAPSEAGVKALRAYVAQSCNSCHAGMSDQPLAALVNVAAPLESRVLQAPLATGAGGWGQCKQTWGSTNEAGYVEMKKRVLAATGE
- a CDS encoding 2-dehydro-3-deoxyglucarate aldolase → MRTNTVKQALREGRATVGSWLTLPDPVAALQMTTVGFDWLTIDLEHSSTDYQTAAIMCQLIAHAGSTPIVRVPWNTNENVKHALDSGAFGVIFPMQSSRADVEQAVAWAKYPPQGLRGYGPTLAVIGFETDARTYFEHANDETLVIVQIEQVEAVDALDDILSVPGVDVAFIGPNDLSASMGLSPFESHGDPRFIETVAHIRERAEAHGVAPGIYAPTPQIGRQRLDEGFRFVGVGDEAGHMLSGARAALAQLR